The genomic window GGCCGGGCTCGGCCTGACCGAGTCCTTCGACAAGATCGCCGAGGGCATGACCAGGCGCCGGGCGGAACGCAGCTCTCCCGAGCGGATGATGGAGAAGATGTTCGGGCTGGACCTCGGCAACGAGCAGCAGCGCCGGGGTTACCGCTTCGTGACGGCCATTGCCGCCGCAGGCGGGCTGGAGCACCTGTGGCAGAAGCCGGAGAACCTTCCGGACCTGGGAGAGCTGGCCCAGCCCAGCCGCTGGCTTAGCCGGATCGGAACCGGCTAGGCCCGGTAGGTCTGCACCACCACCGGGCCCTGCGGGCTCGAGTTGCCGGCGTTGGGCTCCCGGGTCACGGCCAGCGTCGCGTCGGAGCCCA from Actinomycetota bacterium includes these protein-coding regions:
- a CDS encoding zinc-dependent metalloprotease, yielding AGLGLTESFDKIAEGMTRRRAERSSPERMMEKMFGLDLGNEQQRRGYRFVTAIAAAGGLEHLWQKPENLPDLGELAQPSRWLSRIGTG